In a single window of the Pseudomonas sp. B21-015 genome:
- a CDS encoding N-acetylmuramoyl-L-alanine amidase produces the protein MKCLALIASLLLLAGCASGPRIDTSHPSANHDSRIQFVVMHYTSASLENSLQLLTHGEVSSHYLIGDDEHATIYKLMDENLRAWHAGESEWQGRTWLNSSSIGIEIVNPGFQDSPTGRLWYPYSEAQVQSMIFLLKDISKRHGISPRHIIGHSDIAPMRKLDPGPLFPWQRLAAEGLGIWPNEQAVARQQAQFAVQLPSISWFQEQLARLGYATPQTGELDDATRNVLAAFQLHFRPSRFDGTPDAQTAALLQVLNQTK, from the coding sequence ATGAAATGTCTTGCTCTTATCGCGTCGCTGCTTCTATTAGCCGGTTGTGCCAGCGGCCCCCGGATTGACACCAGCCACCCTTCAGCCAATCACGACAGCCGTATTCAGTTCGTGGTGATGCATTACACCTCCGCATCTCTGGAGAACTCGCTGCAATTGCTGACTCATGGCGAGGTCAGCAGCCATTACCTGATCGGCGACGACGAGCACGCCACCATTTATAAGCTGATGGATGAAAATCTTCGGGCCTGGCACGCGGGTGAAAGCGAATGGCAAGGCCGGACTTGGCTGAACTCCAGTTCCATTGGCATCGAAATCGTCAATCCAGGCTTCCAGGACAGCCCGACCGGGCGCCTCTGGTATCCCTACAGCGAAGCCCAGGTTCAGTCGATGATCTTCCTGCTCAAGGACATCAGCAAACGCCATGGCATCAGCCCCCGCCATATCATCGGCCATAGCGACATCGCCCCCATGCGCAAGCTCGATCCCGGCCCGCTGTTTCCCTGGCAGCGCCTGGCTGCCGAAGGCCTGGGAATCTGGCCGAATGAGCAGGCCGTAGCGCGTCAGCAAGCGCAGTTCGCCGTACAGCTGCCAAGCATCAGCTGGTTTCAGGAACAGCTTGCCCGCCTGGGCTACGCCACGCCGCAAACCGGCGAACTGGATGACGCAACACGCAATGTGCTGGCGGCCTTTCAACTGCATTTCCGCCCGTCCCGTTTCGACGGCACGCCGGACGCGCAAACCGCGGCGCTGCTGCAGGTGTTGAACCAGACAAAATAA